A single window of Coffea eugenioides isolate CCC68of chromosome 7, Ceug_1.0, whole genome shotgun sequence DNA harbors:
- the LOC113778217 gene encoding outer envelope pore protein 24, chloroplastic-like yields MIKAALNGHYGSDVTGAVGTVTLDGGDVKLKASITDACFVNGPSLNGLTLSVEKPASFTIDYNFPNKDVRFQFMNTVRVMERPLNLTYTHWKGENRTALDGTFLIDSANKVSACYGFHSDNDCMLKYSYTHDGLTTVEPSYDFGKNAWDFAVSRRIYGNDVVRASYRSSTKVLGLDWTRTSSLNGSFKISAAVNLAEESKIPTLSAESTLNFDL; encoded by the exons atgataaaAGCCGCGCTCAATGGACACTACGGTAGCGACGTCACTGGCGCCGTCGGCACTGTCACCCTCGACGGCGGCGACGTGAAACTCAAAGCTTCCATCACCGACGCCTGCTTCGTCAATGGACCTTCCTTGAACGGCCTCACTCTCTCCGTTGAGAAGCCTGCATCCTTCACCATCGACTACAACTTCCCTAATAAA GACGTGAGGTTTCAATTTATGAATACGGTGAGGGTAATGGAGAGGCCGTTGAACTTGACGTACACGCACTGGAAGGGGGAGAATCGGACGGCATTGGATGGGACTTTTCTGATAGACTCGGCTAACAAGGTTTCTGCTTGTTATGGTTTTCATTCGGATAATGATTGCATGTTGAAGTACAGTTATACTCATGACGGCTTGACTACTGTGGAGCCCAGCTATGATTTCGGGAAGAATGCGTGGGATTTTGCTGTTTCCCGTAGGATTTACGGGAATGATGTGGTTAGAGCTTCCTATCGGAGCTCCACTAAGGTGTTGGGATTGGACTGGACCAGGACTTCTAGCTTAAACGGGAGTTTTAAG ATATCTGCAGCTGTGAACTTGGCTGAGGAGTCGAAAATTCCAACATTAAGTGCTGAAAGCACCCTGAATTTCGATCTGTAA